The following proteins are co-located in the Marinomonas profundi genome:
- a CDS encoding LysR substrate-binding domain-containing protein — protein sequence MLKLPNLNSLITFINAAHTGNFAKTAKAMCITPAAVSQQIKQLESHLDATLFERSKMGVELTQAGQQYLYFANQAIESLQHGQASLDQLKQQMIFTLHTLPSVASLWLMPKVLHIMEQHPDLEIRVEASHAAIDFNLSRCDASISFGKQDKSLNHDFLFQDEVHLVASPSLVNGIAQGDLDTLLEKPMIHIDWGDENPYLPNWQDWLSAAGYHNLKPNKGPQFNLSSMAIDAAIQGKGLLLGQGLFIQNALKTGQLVTLSPITLPLKKAYYLIYPDRTKNKTAAMELIEQLKSD from the coding sequence ATGTTAAAACTGCCTAATCTAAACAGCTTAATCACGTTTATAAACGCCGCCCACACAGGTAACTTTGCGAAAACGGCAAAAGCCATGTGCATCACGCCTGCGGCCGTCAGCCAACAAATAAAACAGCTAGAATCTCACCTAGACGCAACGCTGTTTGAACGCTCAAAAATGGGCGTAGAGCTGACGCAAGCCGGTCAGCAATATCTCTACTTTGCCAACCAAGCGATTGAAAGTTTGCAGCATGGGCAAGCCAGTTTAGACCAATTAAAGCAGCAAATGATTTTTACGCTACACACATTGCCCTCGGTTGCTAGCTTATGGTTAATGCCCAAAGTCCTGCACATCATGGAACAACACCCAGACCTCGAAATACGAGTGGAAGCCAGCCATGCAGCTATCGACTTCAACTTGAGCCGCTGTGATGCAAGCATCAGCTTTGGTAAACAAGACAAATCACTCAACCACGATTTTCTATTCCAAGACGAAGTACACCTAGTCGCCAGCCCATCATTAGTGAACGGAATAGCGCAGGGAGATTTAGATACCTTACTTGAAAAACCAATGATCCATATCGACTGGGGCGACGAGAACCCATATCTACCCAACTGGCAAGACTGGCTAAGCGCCGCCGGTTACCACAACCTAAAGCCCAACAAAGGCCCACAATTCAACCTCTCTAGCATGGCTATCGACGCCGCCATACAAGGCAAAGGCCTACTACTCGGCCAAGGGCTCTTCATCCAAAATGCACTGAAAACAGGGCAACTCGTCACACTCAGCCCAATAACACTTCCTCTAAAAAAAGCTTACTACTTAATCTACCCAGACCGAACCAAAAACAAAACGGCAGCGATGGAATTGATAGAGCAATTGAAAAGCGACTGA
- a CDS encoding IS3 family transposase (programmed frameshift), with amino-acid sequence MTKRTNKQYPNDFKQEAVALVIEQGYSVVEAAASLNITDKLLYNWVAKFKQQDEDSELSKDERAELVQLRKDNKRLLMEREILKKASAFFGKRNEIKYSFLKSLGKQYPVAISCKVMRVSKSAYYAWRKRPAIIISAQTLNLHRRAKALFEDSRGSLGSRELAKKLRKEDFDVSRHRVIGLMKRLGLVVKQRIAYKVTTKRKDSDAVADNLLNMNFNPLGPNQVWAGDVSYLKTGEGWLYLAIVMDLFGRRIVGWHTSKRMTTDLIEHAFLKAHRLRQPPKGLVFHSDRGSQYTSKHFRSLLKRLDCRSSMGDVGACWDNAVVERFFGSLKHDWLFKVAQPTREHMKQDVAAYVKYYNLERLHSSNGDQSPIEYENSFRKVSGWT; translated from the exons ATGACTAAACGTACTAACAAACAATATCCAAACGATTTTAAGCAAGAAGCGGTGGCGCTGGTGATTGAGCAAGGTTACTCCGTTGTTGAGGCTGCCGCTTCACTGAATATCACTGACAAGCTACTTTATAACTGGGTAGCGAAGTTTAAACAACAAGATGAAGATTCAGAGTTGTCGAAGGATGAGCGGGCTGAACTCGTTCAGCTCAGAAAAGACAATAAGCGCTTGCTGATGGAGCGCGAAATATTAAAAAAGGCTTCAGCGTTTTTCG GCAAAAGAAATGAAATAAAATATTCATTTCTCAAAAGTTTAGGTAAGCAGTACCCAGTTGCCATATCGTGTAAAGTGATGCGCGTTAGCAAATCTGCATACTATGCTTGGCGAAAACGTCCCGCGATAATTATCAGTGCACAAACACTGAATTTACATCGTAGGGCGAAGGCGCTTTTTGAAGATAGTCGAGGCAGTCTGGGTAGCCGAGAGCTTGCGAAAAAGCTTCGCAAAGAAGACTTTGATGTTAGCCGGCATCGTGTCATTGGCTTGATGAAACGATTGGGGTTAGTCGTTAAGCAGCGTATCGCTTACAAAGTCACCACAAAGCGCAAAGACAGTGATGCTGTAGCGGATAATTTATTGAACATGAATTTTAACCCGTTAGGCCCAAACCAGGTGTGGGCTGGGGATGTGTCATATTTAAAAACAGGCGAAGGCTGGCTATACCTTGCTATTGTAATGGATTTATTTGGTCGTCGCATAGTGGGTTGGCACACGTCAAAACGTATGACGACAGACTTAATTGAGCATGCATTTTTAAAAGCACATCGCTTACGACAGCCGCCAAAGGGCTTAGTGTTTCATAGCGACAGAGGCTCGCAATACACGAGTAAACACTTTAGAAGCCTATTAAAACGGCTTGATTGCCGCTCTAGCATGGGTGACGTCGGTGCGTGTTGGGATAATGCCGTGGTTGAAAGGTTCTTCGGCAGTTTAAAACATGATTGGTTGTTCAAGGTAGCACAACCAACAAGAGAGCATATGAAGCAAGATGTTGCGGCGTATGTGAAATATTACAATCTGGAGCGATTACATTCGTCGAATGGCGACCAATCACCCATTGAGTATGAAAACTCCTTTAGGAAAGTGTCCGGTTGGACTTGA
- a CDS encoding GNAT family N-acetyltransferase translates to MSIEQSIELSRPIVYKVNQAITAKQFIELLAKTTLGTRRPIDQFDTIEAMLKHANLLITAWQGDHLVGVARSVTDFAFCCYLSDLAVDESVQASGIGKTLICMTKQALQPKCSLILLSAPQAVDYYPKIGFTQHNSAWVLTNVDDLK, encoded by the coding sequence ATGTCTATTGAGCAATCCATCGAGTTATCACGCCCTATCGTTTATAAGGTGAATCAGGCCATTACGGCTAAGCAATTTATTGAATTGCTGGCGAAAACCACGTTGGGCACGCGTCGTCCTATTGATCAGTTTGATACCATTGAGGCCATGCTGAAACATGCCAATTTATTGATTACCGCTTGGCAGGGCGATCATTTGGTGGGGGTGGCGCGTTCGGTGACGGATTTTGCTTTTTGCTGTTATTTATCAGACTTGGCGGTGGATGAGTCTGTGCAGGCATCGGGCATAGGCAAAACTTTGATTTGCATGACCAAGCAAGCCTTACAGCCCAAGTGTTCTTTGATTTTATTATCCGCGCCGCAGGCGGTAGATTATTACCCTAAAATTGGCTTTACCCAGCACAATAGTGCGTGGGTGCTGACCAATGTTGATGATTTGAAATAA
- a CDS encoding methyl-accepting chemotaxis protein translates to MTLSLRTRLLSVSVLAVVITTAYLITETTLSLTQQMRDSLLKDVRHFASAYGDNTSEWLSSRKVIAASLANTLERAPEQSPYIAIKQAFDSGQFALTYYGNNDGKMYRQDPAIDAKRPDYDPREQDWYRDAMSKGKASILGPNLSSTTKDLVIILTNPVNRNGQTFGMVGANLSLDQLSKQVAELSVPGSGSAMMVASNNDIIAHADKDMVMKKAESISAIFAPRLLSNLVKEDKLIEEELNGKEIFAYAQAIPDTDWSLVFTMDKSELMAPVYKVLVRQMVTALLLLAGFICFLYWLFKVLFSDLNRVSKALQDISKGKGDLRARIEVKRDDEIGALAQGFNDFVGHMHGVVERLKVLSKDVADEAQKVSNSSTQSASRVATQQLEIDMVASAVTEMAAATHEIAGNAEQTAKAAGHSVELGNKGSTQVQKSRKSTYELANEVSLATEQISALDHHAQQISGILSTITGIAEQTNLLALNAAIEAARAGEHGRGFAVVADEVRTLSQRTHSSTEEIQKMIELLQEQTSKAVTSMQNSSAKAQTSVADADAATESLEEIANAIISISDMATQIATAAEEQTAVTNEISQNSETIRQVAADLADESKTGVEQSKRLSQLAKQVDTVVDQFQI, encoded by the coding sequence ATGACCCTTTCCCTGCGCACTCGCCTATTGAGTGTCAGTGTTCTCGCGGTCGTCATCACGACGGCTTACCTCATCACAGAAACCACGTTGTCACTCACTCAGCAAATGCGCGACTCCTTGTTAAAAGACGTGCGCCACTTTGCCAGCGCCTACGGCGACAATACCAGCGAGTGGTTAAGCAGTCGCAAAGTGATTGCCGCTTCTCTTGCCAACACCTTAGAACGCGCCCCAGAACAATCCCCTTACATTGCCATCAAACAAGCATTTGACAGCGGCCAGTTTGCGCTGACTTATTACGGCAACAATGACGGAAAAATGTATCGCCAAGACCCAGCAATAGACGCCAAACGCCCTGACTATGATCCACGTGAACAAGACTGGTATCGAGATGCCATGAGCAAAGGCAAAGCCAGCATACTTGGGCCAAATCTCAGCTCTACCACCAAAGATTTGGTCATTATTCTGACTAATCCCGTTAACCGAAACGGACAAACGTTTGGCATGGTCGGTGCCAATCTCAGCCTTGATCAGCTCTCTAAGCAAGTAGCCGAACTTAGTGTGCCAGGATCCGGTTCTGCCATGATGGTGGCATCCAATAACGATATTATTGCCCACGCCGACAAAGACATGGTGATGAAAAAAGCCGAGTCTATCTCCGCTATTTTTGCGCCTAGATTACTGTCTAACTTAGTCAAAGAAGACAAACTGATAGAAGAAGAGCTAAACGGCAAAGAAATTTTCGCCTACGCTCAAGCCATTCCAGACACCGATTGGTCCTTAGTCTTCACCATGGACAAAAGCGAATTAATGGCACCAGTTTATAAAGTATTGGTTCGTCAAATGGTCACCGCCTTGCTTCTGTTAGCCGGTTTTATTTGCTTTTTATACTGGTTATTCAAAGTGCTCTTTAGTGACTTAAATCGCGTCTCCAAAGCCTTACAGGATATTTCCAAAGGCAAAGGCGATTTACGTGCCCGTATTGAAGTAAAACGTGATGACGAGATTGGCGCGTTGGCGCAAGGCTTTAACGACTTTGTTGGTCACATGCACGGTGTGGTTGAACGCCTAAAAGTACTTTCTAAAGACGTGGCAGACGAAGCGCAAAAAGTATCGAACTCTTCTACTCAAAGCGCCTCTCGTGTGGCGACCCAGCAACTAGAAATCGACATGGTAGCTTCCGCCGTGACCGAAATGGCCGCAGCAACCCACGAGATCGCGGGCAACGCAGAGCAAACGGCCAAAGCCGCTGGACACTCAGTTGAACTTGGCAACAAGGGCAGCACCCAAGTGCAAAAAAGCCGAAAATCAACCTATGAACTGGCTAACGAAGTAAGCCTTGCCACGGAGCAGATTTCCGCTTTGGATCATCACGCTCAGCAAATCAGCGGCATTCTCTCAACCATTACCGGCATCGCAGAACAAACCAACTTACTCGCATTGAACGCCGCCATTGAAGCCGCCCGCGCGGGTGAACATGGTCGAGGTTTTGCCGTGGTTGCCGACGAAGTTCGAACCCTGTCCCAGCGCACGCATTCTTCTACCGAAGAAATTCAAAAAATGATTGAGCTGTTACAAGAGCAAACCTCGAAAGCCGTTACCTCGATGCAAAACAGCAGCGCCAAAGCACAAACCAGCGTGGCCGATGCGGATGCAGCGACAGAAAGCCTAGAAGAAATTGCCAATGCCATCATCAGCATTTCAGACATGGCGACACAAATCGCTACCGCCGCAGAAGAGCAAACCGCCGTCACCAACGAAATTAGCCAAAACAGCGAAACCATTCGCCAAGTAGCCGCCGATCTAGCCGATGAAAGCAAAACCGGTGTCGAACAATCAAAACGACTCAGCCAACTTGCCAAACAAGTAGACACAGTAGTCGACCAGTTCCAGATCTAA
- a CDS encoding SLC13 family permease, whose translation MSLLVVGAILLSIILGYKTRINIGLFAIAFAYLIGSFALELSPNDIIKMWPLKIFFIIFSVSLFYSFAIINGTLEKLAEHLMYRCRHFPHLLPYAIYITTTIISALGAGYYTVLAFMAPITLLLCQRTGMSMVIGSMSVGYGALTGANFMSSQSGIIFRGIMTNAGVTENQAFINSIGIFLSTAIIPFIVITGLIFFTKHRNTIAKGGFQIEAPTPFNKEQRQTLTLTLIMMGLVLLAPITHILLPDNDTVSFINSKMDIGLIASVFSVIALLLKLGDERKAIASVPWSTLIMICGVGMLISVAIKAGTIDDLASWIGTSIPAAFVPVVFGIVAAFMSLFASTLGVVTPALFPIVPSIAQSLSLDPMMLFICIVVGAQATAISPFSSGGSLMLGACPTEESRNKLFPQLLFRAAPLGFAAALLFNLLITFVL comes from the coding sequence ATGAGTCTACTTGTTGTTGGAGCCATCTTACTCTCCATCATTCTCGGCTATAAAACGCGCATTAATATTGGTCTTTTTGCCATTGCTTTTGCCTATTTAATTGGCAGTTTTGCGCTTGAACTAAGCCCGAACGACATCATAAAAATGTGGCCGCTGAAGATTTTCTTTATCATCTTCTCAGTGTCTTTGTTTTACAGTTTTGCCATCATCAATGGCACCTTGGAGAAACTGGCCGAGCATCTCATGTATCGCTGCCGACACTTTCCACATCTGTTGCCTTACGCTATTTATATCACCACCACGATTATTTCAGCCTTGGGTGCAGGCTACTACACGGTATTAGCCTTTATGGCGCCTATTACCTTATTACTTTGCCAACGTACGGGTATGAGCATGGTGATTGGTTCTATGTCCGTGGGTTATGGCGCGCTCACTGGCGCAAACTTTATGTCTAGTCAGAGCGGTATTATCTTCCGTGGCATTATGACCAACGCAGGCGTGACGGAAAACCAAGCCTTTATCAACTCTATCGGCATTTTTCTAAGCACGGCGATTATTCCTTTTATCGTCATTACCGGGCTTATTTTCTTTACCAAACACCGCAACACGATTGCCAAAGGTGGCTTTCAAATAGAGGCACCGACCCCCTTTAATAAAGAGCAACGCCAAACGTTAACACTCACACTTATTATGATGGGCTTAGTATTGCTTGCCCCCATCACTCACATTCTGTTGCCAGACAATGACACCGTTAGCTTTATCAACTCGAAAATGGACATTGGATTAATTGCCAGTGTGTTCTCTGTTATCGCATTGTTATTAAAATTAGGCGACGAACGCAAAGCCATTGCCTCTGTGCCTTGGTCGACACTTATTATGATTTGTGGTGTGGGTATGTTGATCTCGGTTGCCATAAAAGCTGGCACCATTGACGACCTTGCCTCTTGGATTGGCACCTCTATCCCAGCGGCTTTCGTGCCCGTTGTGTTTGGTATTGTGGCGGCGTTTATGTCCCTATTTGCCAGTACCTTGGGCGTGGTGACACCCGCACTTTTCCCCATTGTTCCGTCTATTGCACAAAGCTTGTCACTGGACCCGATGATGTTGTTCATCTGTATCGTTGTCGGCGCGCAAGCCACCGCTATTTCGCCTTTTTCCTCTGGCGGAAGTTTAATGCTGGGAGCCTGTCCAACAGAAGAGAGTCGAAACAAACTTTTTCCTCAACTGCTGTTCCGTGCCGCGCCTTTGGGCTTTGCTGCCGCCTTGTTATTTAATTTGCTAATCACTTTTGTGCTTTAG
- a CDS encoding amidohydrolase family protein, translating into MTKHASQTTSSTLTITGIDTHAHLFRTDLPMAEQRRYAPEYNAVAKDFLTQLADHNMSHGVLVQPSFLGTDNCFMLTALREHPQKLKGIAVVDPSISDAELDELDAAGVVGIRLNLIKKPLENYTSPLWQAFFSQLAARKWVVEIQREIDDLASFLPAILESGVEIIVDHFGRTLNGIEASNPAHRDFLDLLSSGAPVWTKVSAAYRCEANLEQAQAMLATLRSAYGHSDLLLWGSDWPHTQFESQTDYPSQFAFMQALLPNLNERNKVLISNPSKLFKF; encoded by the coding sequence ATGACAAAACACGCTTCGCAGACAACCTCTTCAACATTGACCATAACTGGCATCGACACCCATGCGCACCTATTTCGTACCGACCTTCCTATGGCCGAGCAGCGTCGATATGCGCCGGAGTACAATGCAGTGGCTAAAGATTTTTTAACCCAATTAGCAGACCACAATATGTCCCATGGCGTATTGGTTCAGCCTAGTTTTTTGGGCACTGACAACTGTTTTATGCTGACGGCATTGCGCGAACACCCGCAAAAATTAAAAGGCATTGCCGTCGTCGATCCAAGTATTAGCGATGCAGAATTGGACGAATTAGATGCGGCAGGTGTGGTTGGCATACGTCTCAACCTAATTAAAAAGCCATTAGAGAATTACACCTCGCCGCTTTGGCAGGCCTTTTTTAGTCAATTGGCAGCACGTAAATGGGTGGTGGAGATCCAGCGAGAAATCGACGATTTGGCCAGCTTTTTACCGGCTATTTTAGAATCAGGCGTCGAGATTATTGTCGATCACTTTGGGCGCACCTTAAATGGCATTGAAGCATCCAATCCAGCCCACCGAGATTTCTTAGACTTATTAAGCAGTGGCGCCCCAGTGTGGACAAAAGTATCTGCCGCTTACCGCTGTGAGGCGAATCTTGAGCAAGCACAAGCCATGTTAGCCACCTTGCGCTCTGCCTACGGTCATTCTGACCTTCTATTATGGGGAAGCGATTGGCCACACACGCAATTTGAATCACAAACCGACTACCCAAGCCAATTCGCCTTCATGCAGGCGTTACTACCCAACTTGAATGAACGCAATAAAGTACTGATAAGCAATCCAAGCAAGCTGTTTAAATTTTAA
- a CDS encoding GntR family transcriptional regulator: MTFFKHGRDQRLPLYQQVRDELLENISTGIWLPDTPIPTESELTKNYGVAIGTIRKAVDTLVNDGLLYRSQGRGTFVRRPDFNASLLRFFRQMSSDGRFVMPKSQLLSKTMKQPSKAAAQALNIDERSKAICLERLRYLEDRVVLTEEIWLPASLFSRLIALDLAEFGNLLYPFYEQECGQLIASAKETLTIQSANTRIAKALNIADNSPAAVIERVAYGYDKTPLEYRISHGAAETFCYQIEIA; encoded by the coding sequence ATGACTTTTTTCAAGCACGGGCGAGATCAACGTTTGCCGTTGTATCAGCAGGTACGTGATGAACTGCTGGAGAACATCAGCACGGGAATTTGGCTGCCGGATACGCCCATTCCGACAGAAAGTGAATTAACCAAAAACTATGGCGTGGCGATTGGCACGATTCGCAAAGCGGTGGATACCCTAGTGAATGATGGCTTGCTTTACCGTAGCCAAGGTCGAGGCACTTTTGTGCGTCGTCCTGATTTTAACGCGTCTTTATTGCGCTTTTTTCGACAGATGTCTTCGGATGGGCGCTTTGTCATGCCGAAAAGCCAGCTGTTGTCGAAAACCATGAAACAGCCATCTAAGGCCGCAGCGCAAGCATTAAATATTGATGAGCGTAGCAAGGCCATTTGCCTTGAACGCTTGCGATATTTGGAAGATCGAGTGGTGTTAACAGAAGAAATTTGGTTACCAGCATCACTTTTCTCACGCCTTATAGCGTTAGACTTAGCCGAATTTGGTAACTTGCTCTATCCGTTTTATGAGCAAGAGTGCGGTCAGCTTATTGCCTCAGCGAAGGAAACCCTAACCATTCAGTCAGCAAATACGCGCATTGCAAAAGCGCTAAACATTGCTGACAACAGCCCTGCTGCGGTGATTGAACGAGTGGCTTATGGCTATGACAAAACGCCCTTGGAATATCGGATTTCCCATGGTGCTGCTGAAACATTTTGTTATCAAATAGAGATAGCGTAA
- a CDS encoding DHCW motif cupin fold protein — MKITDLPFGVTDWQSVEKTTHKGESGFAYWQTKQFGDIRVRIVTYSAGYLADHWCTKGHILFCMSGELKTVLKDGRTFVLSAGMSYQVADDAEPHRSSTTEGATLFIVD, encoded by the coding sequence ATGAAGATTACCGATTTACCCTTTGGCGTGACCGATTGGCAAAGCGTGGAAAAAACCACCCACAAAGGTGAGAGTGGCTTTGCCTACTGGCAGACCAAACAATTTGGCGATATTCGTGTTCGAATCGTAACCTACTCAGCAGGGTATTTGGCCGATCATTGGTGTACTAAAGGCCACATTCTTTTTTGTATGAGTGGCGAACTAAAAACGGTTTTAAAAGACGGCCGTACCTTTGTTTTGTCGGCTGGCATGAGTTACCAAGTCGCGGATGACGCTGAACCTCATCGCTCTTCTACTACCGAAGGTGCGACGCTTTTTATTGTGGATTGA
- a CDS encoding GlxA family transcriptional regulator, which yields MKHYQIAVIAYPHCLLSAVYGFAETFELANEACAETGLDVRITTHILREADLLKDQDPQPLYHAVLLPPSLEKASYSEKTSSINDFLIQQHQQGAMLCSACAGAFFLAYTGLTDKRVMTTHWALEGLFKERFPNQPMDTSKILINQGDVISAGGMMSWMDLALELVQSLTNAHIVRQLGKILVIDTGKREQRYYQQFQPNLDHGDAAILAVQHYLQGHFAELQRNESMAARAKLTPRTFLRRFAKCTGLNPNEYIQRLRIQMACNALEQTTLPFESIALQIGYEDVGSCRKAFQKIMGLTPSAFRQRFVSVNPQ from the coding sequence TTGAAACATTATCAAATCGCAGTTATCGCTTATCCCCATTGCCTCTTGTCGGCTGTATATGGTTTTGCAGAGACGTTCGAGCTTGCCAATGAAGCCTGCGCAGAAACTGGTTTAGACGTTCGTATCACGACTCACATTTTACGTGAAGCCGACCTGTTAAAAGACCAAGACCCCCAACCTCTTTATCACGCGGTGTTATTGCCCCCGAGTTTAGAAAAAGCCAGTTACAGTGAGAAAACCTCCAGCATCAATGATTTTTTAATCCAACAACATCAGCAAGGCGCCATGCTTTGCAGCGCCTGCGCTGGCGCATTTTTTCTCGCTTATACAGGTCTGACAGATAAACGCGTCATGACGACCCATTGGGCGCTGGAAGGCTTGTTCAAAGAGCGTTTTCCCAATCAACCGATGGACACGTCAAAGATATTGATCAACCAAGGGGATGTGATTAGCGCTGGCGGCATGATGTCTTGGATGGATTTGGCGTTAGAGTTGGTGCAAAGCCTGACCAATGCCCATATCGTTCGTCAGCTGGGCAAAATATTGGTGATTGATACTGGCAAACGAGAGCAACGCTATTACCAGCAATTTCAACCGAATTTAGACCACGGCGATGCGGCTATTCTGGCGGTTCAGCATTATTTACAAGGCCATTTTGCCGAACTGCAAAGAAATGAAAGCATGGCAGCGCGAGCCAAGTTGACGCCAAGAACTTTTTTAAGGCGTTTTGCAAAATGCACAGGGCTAAATCCCAATGAATATATACAGCGCCTTCGCATTCAAATGGCGTGCAATGCCTTAGAACAAACAACACTGCCGTTCGAAAGCATCGCTCTACAAATAGGTTATGAAGATGTCGGAAGTTGTCGCAAGGCGTTCCAGAAGATCATGGGGTTAACGCCCAGTGCTTTTCGTCAACGTTTTGTGTCGGTCAATCCACAATAA
- a CDS encoding isochorismatase family protein produces the protein MSRTALLVIDVQNDYFDNGNFPLWNTEKTLKETLNAIRAAKEQNAAVVLVQHVAAGESPIFIEGSEGVKLHQAILDAAPDAPIVIKQHADAFQNTNLTQVLEALEVDRLAICGMMTQNCVTHTAISDSAASYQVSILPDACTTREELLHFIALEAIQTKVTFTDIQQAFERV, from the coding sequence ATGAGCCGCACCGCATTATTAGTGATCGATGTACAAAATGACTATTTTGACAATGGAAACTTTCCTTTATGGAACACAGAAAAAACCTTAAAAGAGACGCTTAACGCCATTCGCGCCGCGAAAGAGCAAAACGCTGCTGTGGTACTGGTGCAACATGTGGCCGCTGGCGAATCGCCCATTTTTATAGAAGGTAGCGAAGGGGTGAAGCTTCACCAAGCGATTCTAGACGCCGCACCAGATGCGCCTATTGTGATCAAGCAACACGCTGATGCCTTCCAAAACACTAACCTAACGCAAGTGTTAGAAGCGCTAGAAGTCGATCGTTTGGCGATCTGCGGCATGATGACGCAAAACTGTGTCACTCATACTGCGATTTCAGACTCAGCGGCTTCTTACCAAGTTAGTATCCTGCCAGACGCCTGCACGACTCGTGAAGAACTGCTGCATTTTATTGCCCTAGAAGCGATTCAAACAAAAGTCACCTTTACCGATATACAGCAGGCTTTTGAGCGAGTTTAA